A single Gambusia affinis linkage group LG22, SWU_Gaff_1.0, whole genome shotgun sequence DNA region contains:
- the si:ch211-51e12.7 gene encoding splicing factor, proline- and glutamine-rich isoform X3, producing the protein MDSDPEQNPKMSKNESQRGSGDFNSRGRGSKGRGRGGRMGRGGMRGGRGVIKAFGPPGCGRGRGKDGAMNGFGPMRGMGRMRPYPDLRGHRGRGGPMGMGPPPPLPPPPPPLPPPMHFRAPFPPMPRHGPPPLSPPCHPGFRGRPPHQRGRGMPPPGPPRHFLPRGPRGGAHSTVNLPGPRSPDPPLHPSSPSPAA; encoded by the exons ATGGATTCAGACCCTGAACAGAATCCCAAAATGTCTAAGAATGAATCCCAGAGAGGTTCAGGTGACTTCAATTCCAG AGGACGAGGATCCAAAGGCCGTGGTCGTGGGGGGCGTATGGGCCGAGGCGGTATGCGAGGGGGCCGAGGTGTAATTAAAGCTTTTGGTCCACCAGGATGTGGGAGAGGCCGAGGGAAAGATGGAGCCATGAATGGATTTGGACCCATGAG AGGAATGGGGAGGATGCGACCTTATCCAGACCTCAGAGGTCATCGTGGGAGGGGTGGACCAATGGGGATGggtcctccacctcctctccctccccctcctcccccactTCCGCCCCCTATGCACTTCCGAGCCCCTTTTCCGCCCATGCCAAG gcaTGGGCCGCCTCCACTCTCACCTCCATGTCACCCTGGTTTCAGAGGGCGCCCACCACACCAACGAGGCAGAGGCATGCCACCACCTGGCCCTCCACGCCACTTCCTCCCTCGCGGACCAAGAGG GGGGGCACACAGTACAGTTAACCTCCCTGGCCCCAGGAGCCCAGACCCTCCCTTACATCCCTCCTCTCCTTCACCAGCAGCGTGA
- the si:ch211-51e12.7 gene encoding basic proline-rich protein isoform X2, whose amino-acid sequence MDSDPEQNPKMSKNESQRGSGDFNSRGRGSKGRGRGGRMGRGGMRGGRGVIKAFGPPGCGRGRGKDGAMNGFGPMRGMGRMRPYPDLRGHRGRGGPMGMGPPPPLPPPPPPLPPPMHFRAPFPPMPRHGPPPLSPPCHPGFRGRPPHQRGRGMPPPGPPRHFLPRGPRGYHNGPFSPPPHPPPGRGQRWPGPPGGRRF is encoded by the exons ATGGATTCAGACCCTGAACAGAATCCCAAAATGTCTAAGAATGAATCCCAGAGAGGTTCAGGTGACTTCAATTCCAG AGGACGAGGATCCAAAGGCCGTGGTCGTGGGGGGCGTATGGGCCGAGGCGGTATGCGAGGGGGCCGAGGTGTAATTAAAGCTTTTGGTCCACCAGGATGTGGGAGAGGCCGAGGGAAAGATGGAGCCATGAATGGATTTGGACCCATGAG AGGAATGGGGAGGATGCGACCTTATCCAGACCTCAGAGGTCATCGTGGGAGGGGTGGACCAATGGGGATGggtcctccacctcctctccctccccctcctcccccactTCCGCCCCCTATGCACTTCCGAGCCCCTTTTCCGCCCATGCCAAG gcaTGGGCCGCCTCCACTCTCACCTCCATGTCACCCTGGTTTCAGAGGGCGCCCACCACACCAACGAGGCAGAGGCATGCCACCACCTGGCCCTCCACGCCACTTCCTCCCTCGCGGACCAAGAGG CTACCACAATGGACCGTTCTCTCCTCCGCCTCACCCCCCACCTGGCAGAGGCCAGAGGTGGCCAGGCCCCCCTGGTGGCCGCCGATTTTAA
- the si:ch211-51e12.7 gene encoding collagen alpha-5(IV) chain isoform X1 — protein MDSDPEQNPKMSKNESQRGSGDFNSRGRGSKGRGRGGRMGRGGMRGGRGVIKAFGPPGCGRGRGKDGAMNGFGPMRGMGRMRPYPDLRGHRGRGGPMGMGPPPPLPPPPPPLPPPMHFRAPFPPMPRHGPPPLSPPCHPGFRGRPPHQRGRGMPPPGPPRHFLPRGPRGATTMDRSLLRLTPHLAEARGGQAPLVAADFNTV, from the exons ATGGATTCAGACCCTGAACAGAATCCCAAAATGTCTAAGAATGAATCCCAGAGAGGTTCAGGTGACTTCAATTCCAG AGGACGAGGATCCAAAGGCCGTGGTCGTGGGGGGCGTATGGGCCGAGGCGGTATGCGAGGGGGCCGAGGTGTAATTAAAGCTTTTGGTCCACCAGGATGTGGGAGAGGCCGAGGGAAAGATGGAGCCATGAATGGATTTGGACCCATGAG AGGAATGGGGAGGATGCGACCTTATCCAGACCTCAGAGGTCATCGTGGGAGGGGTGGACCAATGGGGATGggtcctccacctcctctccctccccctcctcccccactTCCGCCCCCTATGCACTTCCGAGCCCCTTTTCCGCCCATGCCAAG gcaTGGGCCGCCTCCACTCTCACCTCCATGTCACCCTGGTTTCAGAGGGCGCCCACCACACCAACGAGGCAGAGGCATGCCACCACCTGGCCCTCCACGCCACTTCCTCCCTCGCGGACCAAGAGG AGCTACCACAATGGACCGTTCTCTCCTCCGCCTCACCCCCCACCTGGCAGAGGCCAGAGGTGGCCAGGCCCCCCTGGTGGCCGCCGATTTTAACACAGTCTAA